CAGAGGCAAGTGTATGTGTATTAAGTATGTATTAATTAAATATGTgctaatataattaatatattcatattaatatCAATGCGTGGAACAGGATAATAAAATAATGTGCACTTATTCAATATAAACCTTATATAAAACTTATATAAACCTTATATAAAACTTATTCAATATAAACCTGCAGTgaataatacattaatattttgGTCAAATAGTTGTAAGATCCTAAAACAGGTCTCTGCAGAGTTAATATATGTGAATTTTGTGAAAAGATAGAGAGGAAAACAAGGAAGATCTGagacttttaagtatttttgagCAGAAGtaaattgattttaaatgaaacatttaacaATCTGACATCTAACAGAACAAAAATGATTTTATCCTCTgttaatttctttccattttccccatTAAAAGAGGAAATCAAGGAAATCAGCAAAACATATGGCTGCAGGGAATCGCACTCAAGTGACTGAATTCATTCTAATGGGAATCTCAGATCTTGCAGAACTCCAGATTCCTCTTTTCTGTCTGTTCTTGGTCATCTATGGACTGACCCTGGCAGGGAACCTGGGAATCATCATCCTCACCAGCGTGGACTCTCAGCTTCAAacccccatgtactttttcctcaaGCACTTGGCTATCATCAATTTGGGCAATTCTTCTGTCATTGCCCCCAAAATGTTGGTTAACTTCTTGGTTACAAAGAAAGCCATATCTTACTATGCATGTGCAGCCCAGCTAGGTGGATTCCTGGTTTTTATTGTGGCTGAGATTTTCCTGCTGGCtgccatggcctatgaccgctatgtggctaTTTGCAACCCCCTGCTCTATCTGGTGGTGGTTTGTCCGCGGATCTGCCTCCTCCTGGTGGCCCTTATTTACATCTACGGTCTGACCACAGCACTGACAGTCTCCTCTTGTGTGTTTTCTATGTCATACTGTTCGTCCAATGTGATCAACCACTTTTACTGTGACAATGTCCCTTTGTTAGCATTGTCCTGTTCTGATACCTACATTCCAGAAACAGCAGTATTTACCTTTTCAGGGaccaatttgtttttctctatgatTATTGTTCTAACATCCTACTTCAACATCATCCTTGCCATTTTGAGGATACGCTCTTCAGAAGGGCGGCAAAAAGCCTTTTCCACCTGTGCTTCTCACATGGTGGCTGTCACTGTATTCTATGGGACTCTTCTCTTCATGTATTTGCAGCCAAGGACCAACCACTCATTAGATACTGATAAGATGGCCTCGGTCTTCTACACCCTGGTGATTCCAATGCTGAACCCCCTCATTTACAGCCTAAGGAACAAAGACATGAAGGATGCATTGAAGAGATTCCTGGATAACCCATGTCAGTCATTTGGATTAATGCAAATTTAAAACTGCAACTATCTCCAgttaaaggttttatttattcctgAAAATTTTGTTAAGTGATGAAGCAataaataaaactctgctacTTTTAAGGAAAAGTCTTAATCCTTTTAATCTCATAATTAAATACTAAATTTTCCATACAAAATGCATTGTGACTAAAAAATATACtagtataaataatataaaataatttgaaaataagtactttaaaagaataaaatataagtaaagaaaggattttcaaaatttctaaatatgGAAGATAAAAATGAATGCCTGTAGGAAATTTTTTTGGATGTTTGCTATGAGTTAGATTATCTTCCTTGTCAGAAATATCTTTTCTTCAACTACTaaaagtttcataattttttgtAGTGTTTACCCATCAGTTTATCAAACTTTTCAACCAATtgttattttgcatttaaaataaacttatgtcacagaaaaaaaataggcCTGTACAGGAAAATAAAGGTTGAATACAGGATGcttaaatatacatgaaaataggACTTTTGGCAAAACTGactaaaaatacatatgaaagttTATTCAATTTTTTCATCCTTTATGTTTCATACATATACAAGCAAAATATCAATGttcattcaaatataaaatatataattgtttTTCTTAACATAGTCTCatattaaaaagtttttgttATAAAATCATAATAGCAAACACTTATTTTAGTGAGAGTCAAGTTCATGAGTTAATTTTCAACTTTACTCACAAATAAGTAGCTTATTTGAAAACAGGAAAGTTGTAGTATATAATGTATGTTTCTGGTCTTCAGGGACAAAGCCAGTAATAACTTGGTACCATTAGcctttagaattttatattttattatttacagaTATATAAAAGTCCATAgggaatgtttattttcttttattacatttttatttagcttCATTAACCTAGGTACTTGCAACCAGAGAAGTTTACTTTCTAGCagaaaaaaattgtctttgaGTCTGGTTAGGTCAACAGAAATAGGGCAACAGGACTAAACTCACACTTGTATTTCTACCAGTTATCTGCAATCTATTCAATTAATTTAACTTAGAAATTTAagttaaggaaatcagtcctaaatattcattggaagaactgatgttgaagctgaaactccaatactttggccccctgatgcagagttgactcattggaaagggatgttgggaaagactgaaggcgggaggagaaggggatggcagaggatgagatggttggatggcatcactgacttgatggacatgagtctgaacaaggtccaggagctggtgacagaTAAAGATGCCAGGAGTGCTCCAgtgcatgaggtcacagagtgttggacatgactgagcagctgaactgaactgaagttaagaATGAAAACTGTAGTGTTTCCTACTTCTTAATTTGGTTgacatatatgtattttctaaaataattatgttgTCACTTGTATTAGCTTCCTAatgctgctataacaaatcatCACCAATTTGATCACCTGAAGCAATGTGAACTTCTTGTCCCACAATTTTGGAGGTCAGAAGTTCACAATGAGTCATCCAGAcctaaaatcaaggtatcagaAGATTGTATTCCTTTCATGACCCAAATAGGGTTCAGTCTGTCTCCTTGCCTCTCCCAGCTCCTGCAGATACCATATACCTTGCCTGACATTTGCCTTCCATCCAACAAAGCCATCATTCTAGCTGCTGCTTTCACTGACACATCTCCTCTGATTCCTACTTAAGCATCTTTCTCTCCCTGTGACTACTTTGGACTCACTCACATAAGGCCTTTTACTTAATCACATTGGCGAATCTCTTTTTTGCTTTAACATTtccattggaggataattgctttacactattgtgttggttcctgccatatgtcacatgaatcagccacaggtatacatatggcccctccctcctgtcccccaccccgtcccacccctctaggttgttgcagagccctggattgatctccttgcatcaTTAATCCATGAACTCCtaactggctatctattttacacatggtaatgtttATGTTCACATGGTAATGTTTATATtcccatgctactctctcaaatcatcccatcctctgcttcAGCCAATGAAGATGCAGACATCGAAAAGAGACTTGTGACAAATCTTTTTATTGCACGTTCCATGGCAACATGATCACAGGTTTTGAGGATTCAGACACAAGCATCTTTGTCAGGGTGAAGGGAGGGGTGCATCAGCGTTTATTGACATAGCTGTCAAAACATCTGTAGCTATATTGACATAGTTTGTGAAATGGGGCAATCTAAAATTTTTTGCTTCTTACTCAGTAGTGTTCAATAAGATAGTCTCATGAAAGCTTACAACTATGCACTCTTTCTATATTACTTAGCTCCAAAATCTGTTCCAAACTGTACATAATGCCTTCTTTGAATGAAAGATAAACAAAGGTATTTTGTTCACTTTCCAAATGTGTTACACAGATACACATGTACTCACATGCCACTTATTTCCCAATTATCAAAAATGATGAATCAACTCAATCAATTAACTGTACAGGTACATTAGTCAAGCACTGGTTttcaatgaagtaaaaaaaaaaaaaaaaatctgccagctCTCATCTCTGATTGTTCAAAGTTTACCCTCTGCACATTAAGTTACCCATATTTCCTTCTTATGCCTACCTGAGTGCTCATGAGTTTCCATGGTCTTTGTGTCTAAACAGTGACAACAAAATCTTTCTAGTCGTTAGGGGGAGACAGGAAACTCAGGGCACAGTCAGGAAGCAAGGTTTGGGAATACTGTTGGAAGTTAGGAAATACTTGAAACATCAACGAGAAGGACCTCTCATTCTGTAGCTGCAATAGACAGTAAGTATAATAACTTGAGCCCAGCTCTGTAATACAAGGATACCCTAGGCAGAAAGCACTGCAAATGTGTTAATCTTGGAGGTGGAGGTCTTAAATAAACCCTTTCAAGatcatgaaaataagaaaagccaTTCAAATTTCCCAAAATCAGAATAGCAAATGccattttacaaatttaaatcCAAAAAGCTACTAAAAGGCCCTGACATTTTCTCAGTAATCCCTTTTGTTTTGAAGGACTATGATCATGTATCTCCATTATTTTACCTATGTCTCAAAACATTCAGGTATAAAAGATGTTTCtagttcaataaataaaaagataatagaaaCTGGTGccgtttagttttttttttttcccatttaaaagcAAACttgagttttatggttttcagtGAAGATTTTCTTGTCTCTTGGTCAGAAGAGGTTACTAATGATTGAAAACAGAATAGTTTATGAGCTGTTTATGGATAAATTTAGTTTGAGCAGCTACTCCTCTCACCCTGGAAGTCCAAAAGAATTGAGTCCATTTGTCTGCATTGTCATACCTGCATCTCTACTTTCCAAGGGGCTGTTTCCACAAGCCACTTCTATGGAAATGAAATAGTAAGTCCATTCGAAGAAATCATTCAAAAGACAAGTAGGCTGAACTGAAAATTGTATATATAGGTAGAAGTggtcaaaatgaaaacaaaaaagatttgttGATCAGTCAATCTCTGCTACAGGATGTATGTGGCAGATTTTGTGTCACTTCAATAATTGTTTCCTCAGCATTATCCAAAACCGTCAGTCTTATCACTATTATAGACATTTGaatattaaaactattttaaaatatgtgttatcTGTATCAGTTGACCTGGATACTACTCTGGATAGATATCATTCTATTCCAAATTCAGACCCAATTtggatgattatttttaaaaaataatatattaaggTAAGAAAACAATTTTAGCTCTAAAAATTTGAATCtggcttaattattttttttacagtccCTTATCATATGAACAGATTATACATATTCATAAGTTGGATGTCCAAAGTATAAAATCTTATGTAGTGATGATAGAATGTATATTGATAAATCTTGGCATCAattcatattaattttaataaactaattttgcttatatttctctTATCAGGGATCCACTCCAGGAGATATTGAGTTGGTCAAAAGTTCCCTCAGTTTTTAAGTGAGGAtacaagatatatttttaattttgtccaATAACATTATTGAACAATATATTCACCGTTTCATTTTATTACCTTCTACCACTTCTTAGGTAACTTCGTATTTCCATCTTCGCAAAAGCGTTTGTCTTTTTTGAGAAAGAACGATTCCAGGTACATTTTATAGTCTTCCAGGGAAGTGAggttttttccattaagagaattttataaagagcagaataaatggaaatctgaaggtaCAATATCTGGTGAATACAGTAGATAAATCAGAATTTCtcagccaagctgtaacagtttttgcctgatCGTCAAAGAAACATGTGGCCTTATGTTTTCCTGATGGAAgattaaatattttccattaattAATTTTGGATGCTTCTCATTGAGTGTTGCTTTTAGCTGATCTAATTGAGAGCAGTACTTGGTagaattaatcatttggtttttcAGGAGAAACTCATAACAGAGGGCTCCCTTCTATTCCCACCATACAAACAACATCTTTCTTTGAATGAAGAGTTGCCTTTGGTGTGGTTGATAGTGGCTCTTTTCACTTGCACTGTGATTTCTTCCATTCCTCATTAGTGTACAGTATCCATTTTTCATCACCCACcacaaattgtttttaaaaagaatgtttttattatgtttaaGATGGGAATAGCTTGCAAAAATATGATCATGAaagcttttttcacttaaattatGTGGAACACAAACATCAAATGATTAATGTAACCAGGCTAGTGCAAAAGATGTTCAGTGCGTGATTTGGATACTTCAGTATGTCAGCTATCTCCCACATAGTATAATGCTGATTATTCTCAACCTCTCTATTTGATTTCTGTCAGCTTCTACTGGTCTACCTGACTGTGCAGCATTGTCCATCAAGAAACCTCCAGCACAAAACACAGCAAATCATTTTTGAAACATTtgatcagtcacagcaccttctccatacactgtaaaaatgctttttggggtttcagttgtgtttttatttttcttgaaatagtAGAGTGTAATATGCCAAAATGTTGCTTTTtgcttccatcttcaatattaaaatgactatacaaaaattcaccaattttgataatttttaaattcatgttgATATGACAGATGTTAGGATAtaatcctttattgagcctatctttgcatgaaatgttcccttggtatctctaactttcttgaagagatctctagtcttttccactctattgttttcctctgtttctttgtgctgatcactgaggaaggctttcttacctctccttactattctttgaaaCACTGCATTccaatggatatatctttcttttgctcctttgcttttggcatctcttcttttgtcagcatttgtaaggcctcctcagaagcaactttccttttttgcatttctttttcttggagatggtcttgatccctgtctcctgtaccatgTCGTGAACTTACATCCATAGTTCATccggcactctgcctatcagatctagccccttaaatgtatttctcacttccactgtataatcattaggaatttgatttaggtcatgcctgaatggtctagtgattttccccactttcctcaatcatgatctgagccataatcagctcccagtcttgtttttgctgattgtatagagcttttccatctttggctgcaaagaatataatcaatctgatttcggtgttgaccatctggtgatgtccatgggtagagtcttctcttgtgttgttggaagagggtgtttgctatgaccagtgcattctcttggcagaactctgttagccttttccctgcttcattctctaccccaaggccaaatttgcctgttactccaggtgtttcttgactttctacttttggaTTCCAgacccctataataaaaaggacaacttttttgggtgttagttctaggaagtcttgtagatcttcatagaaccattcaacttcagtttcttcagcattactggtcagggcatagacttggattactgtgatattgaatggcttgccttggaaacaaacagagatcagttctgtcatttttgaggctgcattcaagtacttcattttgaattcttttgttgaccatgatggctactccatttcttctaagggattcttgcccacagtagtagatataatggtcacctgagttaaatttacccactctagtacattttagttcactgattcctaaaatgtcaatgttcactcttgccatcccctgtttgaccacttccaatttgcctggaTTCATGGacgtaacattccaggttcttatgcgaTGTTGCTCTTACATCATCAGACCTTACATCATCTATCACCaattacatccacaactgggtgttctttttgctttggctccatctcttcattctttctggagttatttctccactgatctccagtagcatattgggcacctatcgacctggggagttcatctttcagtgtcctatcttcttgccttttcatcctgttcatggggttctcaaggcaagaatactgaagtggtttgccatttccttctccagtgaaccacattttgtcaaaaattttttttcaagaagattAGAAATAACAAGGGGAcgtttcatgcaaaaatgagctcgataagggacagaaatggtatggacctaacaaaagcagaagatgttaagaagaagtggtaagaatacacagaagaactgtgcaaaaaagatcttcatgacccagataaccacaatggtgtgaacactcgcctagagccagacatcctggaatgtgaggtcaagtgggccttaggaagcagcactacgaacaaagctagtggaggtcatggaattccagttgagctatttcaaattctaaacgatgatgctgtgaaagtgctgcactcattatgccagcaaatttggaaaactcagcagtggccacaggaatggaaaagttcagttttcattctgatcccaaggaaaagcaatgccaaagaatgctcaaactaccgcacaattgcactcatctcacacgcttgcaaagtaatgctcaaaattctccaagccagttttcagcaatgtgtgaaccgtgaacttccagatgttcaagcttgttttagagaaggtagaggaaccagagatcaaattgccaacatctgctgaatcatcaaaaaagccagaaatttccagaaaagcatctatttctgctttattgactatgccaatgcctttgactgtggatcacaataaactatggaaaattctgaaagagatgagaatatcagaccaccttacctgcttcttgtgaaatctgcatgcaggtgaggaagcaacagttagaactggccatggaccAACGGACCATTtctgaataggaaaaggagtacgtcaaggttttatattgtcaccatgcttatttaacttatatgcagagtacatcatgagaaacgctgggctggaagaagcacaagctggtatcaagattgccaggagaaatatcaataatctcagatatgcagatgacaccacccttattgcagaaagtgaagaagaactaaagaacctcttgatgaaagtgaaagttgagagtgaaaaaggtgctttaaagctcaacgttcagaaaacaaagatcatggtatctgatcccatcacttcctggcagatagatggagaaacagtggaaacaatggcatactttatttcctgggctccaaaatcactagagatgctgactgcagccatgaaataaaaagacgcttactccttggaagaaaagttatgactaacctagacagcatgttaaaaagcagagacattactttgccaacaaaggtctgtctagttaaggctatggtttttccagtagtcatgtatggatgtgagagctgtactataaagaaagctgagtgccaaagaagtgatgcttttgaactgtggtgttggagaagactcttcagagtcccttggactgcaaggagatccaaccagtccatcttaaaggatatcagtcctgaatgttcattggaaggaatgatgctgaagctgaaactccaatactttggccacctgatgtgaagaactgactcatttgaaaagacccttatgctgggaaagtttgaaggcaggaggagaagggcatgacagaggatgcaatggttggatgttatgtctgactcaatgggcatgagtttgagtaaaccctgagtgttggtgatggacagggaggcctggcatgctgcagtccatggggtcacgatgagtcggacaggactgaggactgaattgaactgaggatACAATCTAAccaaattatttcaaatgaaattaacGTTAAATAGATGGTATTAACATCATCttatgggaaaaaataaactctttGGCTAACCCAGTATATCACAGAAAAGTTCATTCATGGATCTCTGGGGGCCACACACAAAGTCATTAACTGTGGTGACACAGATAAAATCCCAGAGTTGGTAACTAGCTGAATCCCACTACTATGGAAGCAAACACTTCAAATTAAAGGAGATCCAGATTATAGtaattttacaaaacagaatagaGATAAATAATGATGTGTTTGTACTaaaacggggcttccctggtgactcagatgaaagaatctgcctgcaatgcaggagacccgggttcagatCCTGCATtatgaaaatcccctggagaagggaatggatacccactctagtaatcttacctagaaaattctacagacagaggaacctggtgggctatatagtctatggagttgcaaagagttggacatgactgagcaactaacacatacacacacacacacacacatagtagaATGAATGTGTTTCAAAAATGgagagttggataagactctttGAGTATAAAAGCAAGTTAAATGACAACATTAGTGCACTAAAGCATATACTGTGTTTACATTATacaattgtatttctttttaagagtGTATATCAGCTATCATTGAGAAGGTGCATGTATGAGGAAGGAAAATTGGGGTGGGGATGGCAAATGAGGATTGAAGATGATTATAGGATACAGAATTAGGGTATGATTAACTCAATTTAGtcccttaaaaatgaaaaatgggttACATGCATATTCATAATTTGTATTCCTTCTGAGTCTTTAGAACCACTCTAGGACATGTTTAAAGAGTTTTGTGTTTATCCTCAGTCATAAACTTGGGCAGAAGTCATGGTGGAAAATGGTGACTGTTGAAGTAATTTATGGGTGATTAAAGGTTTTACTGAAAGAATGATAAACTGAAATCTAGATATTTGAGTGAGtgcaataaaattaagaataaaaatgcaCGTGAATTGCATTTAAAAGAGTGTTTCCTCAATAGGGAAATCAAAAATAATTAACGAAGACTACTGGCTTCATTTCATGTTCTTAGATGCTTTGGGAATAATCAAGAAATTGCATTCAAGTTTCTGGGGGACTGTCTCAAAGGGGAGGGACATTTATAAATTGTTCTGACTGCAGTCAGACTACTAATCACATGGCGGAACAAGAAGGCATTCCTTGTTTTAGGTGAGTGGATGGCTGACTACTAGATTAGCTCCAGTGACAATTCTTGATTTCTACCTTCAGTTTAAAATTATAGATGAATTTAGTCACTGATTCCAGACCCAATACATTAGTCCATGAATATTAATAGTCTCATCATAACTGATTTATGGAGAAGTGATATATTTTACTACTCTGttattatattctttggaaataGTAAACAatccttttttatatttgt
This sequence is a window from Odocoileus virginianus isolate 20LAN1187 ecotype Illinois chromosome 10, Ovbor_1.2, whole genome shotgun sequence. Protein-coding genes within it:
- the LOC110144580 gene encoding olfactory receptor 8J2-like, which codes for MAAGNRTQVTEFILMGISDLAELQIPLFCLFLVIYGLTLAGNLGIIILTSVDSQLQTPMYFFLKHLAIINLGNSSVIAPKMLVNFLVTKKAISYYACAAQLGGFLVFIVAEIFLLAAMAYDRYVAICNPLLYLVVVCPRICLLLVALIYIYGLTTALTVSSCVFSMSYCSSNVINHFYCDNVPLLALSCSDTYIPETAVFTFSGTNLFFSMIIVLTSYFNIILAILRIRSSEGRQKAFSTCASHMVAVTVFYGTLLFMYLQPRTNHSLDTDKMASVFYTLVIPMLNPLIYSLRNKDMKDALKRFLDNPCQSFGLMQI